CGCCCGCATCGATGTATCGCAGCATTTGCTCGGTGGAGCCTGCAGGAATGAGCAGCTCGGGTTTTTTCACATCCAACACCTCTAACATTCAGGGATTCATTTTTCGGACATCTTCTGGCTCGCGGCAATGTTTTTCTGATGCTCTTCGTACGTTTCCGCGAACAAATGTCCCTTGCTGCCGTCTTTTTTCGTCACGTAAAACAAAAATTTCGTCTCCGCCGGATAAAGCGCCGCCTTGATGGAAGATAAGCTCGGACTTGCAATCGGGCCGGGCGGAAGACCGGGATGAAGGTACGTATTGTACGGGCTTTCGATCTGCAGATCTTTTTCGAACAGCCTCTCCTTCGGCTTGTCGAACAAATATTGCACGGTCGCATCGATCTGCAGGTTCATATTTTTCGTGAGACGGTTGTAAATAATGCCGGCCACGATCGGACGTTCTTCGTCCAAAGCCACTTCGCGTTCGACCAGCGAGGCTACCGTCATAATCTGATGGAAACCGAACTCCTTCGCTTTCGACGCTTCCGGCCAATCCGCGGGCAGTTCTCCGAGCTTGACGTCGAGCTCCGAAAGCATCCTGTCGATCATTTCGTCGACGGTTACATCCTTTTTCCACTCATACGTTTCCGGAAAAAGATACCCCTCCAGCCGGTGCCTGATCGCCGGATTATCCGGAATCGCCTGCGCCGCTTTAGCGGCAAGAGTTCTCGGCTCATCCGCTTTGCCCATAAAAGCTGCCGCATCGGTTCCGAACTGCTGGCCGATCTTCTCGGCAATTTGCCGGATCGTGTAGCCTTCCGGCACCGTGAGCCGCAGCATTTCCTCTTTCACAATTTGCCCTTTATTGAGCTTTTCGATGATTTCATCAACCGTAATCCCCGGCGACATGGCGTAACGTCCCGCCTGGAATTTGCTCCCTTGCTTCTTCCATTTCAAATAATACGTAAAAACGGAAGCATTTCGGATAAGCCCGCTTTTTTCCAGCTGTTTTGCCACCTCGGCGGGTCCGGTCCCCGGCGCGATGTCGAGTTGCACAACTTCCACAGAAGCCGGCATCGGCTTCAGCGCCTTGACCGTATACCCATATATTCCCGCCGCCGCTCCCAGCAAAACGAACAAGCCAAGGAGCGCAATCCGCGTCAATCTCACACCTTACAAGCCCCTTCCAAAAAATCACCAACTAACCGGTTATCTAAAAAATTGGCATCCTATAATTCCCTATGCAATGAAAAAGAGCGGATCGGCGTCCGCTCGGTTCTTATTCCCGTAAACAGATTTACTGATCTACATCCGCCGGGAACGTCATCTCGTCGTAAAGCTCGGAGACCGTCTCCCATTCGTCGTCGTCTTCGATCGTCTCCAGCTCCAGCTCGCCGCCGGGACCGGAGGATACGATAAAGATCGCCACTTCCTCTTCTTTCTTCAGCTGATCGTCCTGCAGCACCGCATAGCTTTTATCCCCAAGCGAAAATTCGGCCAAAATGCGGTACACGGTCGATTCGTCCTGCTCGTCATACAAAATAATATCATCTCCGTATTGGGAGCGCAACTGATTCGTCTCTTTCACATCGTTTAATGTCGCCAAAACGGTTCCTCGCTTTCGAAGCGTTTTAATCTTCCTCTTCGTTCATTTCGTCCATCAGCGTATTAAACGTTTCTTCGACAATGTTCCATTCTTCCTCGTCGTCGATCGTAAACAGCTGCAGATCGTCGCCGTCCTCTTCGTAACGGAATGCGTATACTTCGCCTTCTTCTTCGTCGCCCGAGTCAACGGGAACGACCATCATGTACTTCTTGTCCGAGCCGTCCACTTCGAATTTCATGATCACTTCGAATTCTTCTTCGTTGCCTTCATCATCGGGAATGTAAATAATCTCCGGCTCTTCTTCATTCAGCAATTCCTCTTTGGACATCTTGCCTTCACCTCTTCTTGGAATCCATATAACCTTGCAAAATAAGCGCTGCCGCCATTTTATCGACGACGAGCTTGCGTTTCCTGCGGCTTACATCAGCCTCAAGCAGCGTTCGCTGCGCCGATACGGTTGTCAAACGTTCGTCCCACAAATGTACGGGTAATCCTATTGTTTGTTCCAGCCTTTGGGCAAATGCAATGCAAATTTCTCCACGCGGGCCGACCGTATTGTTCATGTTTTTGGGCAAACCGACGACAATTTCCGTGACGCCGTATTGCTCCACGATTTGCTTCAATCTCTCGAGATCCTGCTCTTCCTTCTGGCGGCGGATGACCTCAAGCCCCTGCGCCGTCCAGCCGAGCTCGTCGCTGACGGCGACGCCGATCGTTTTGTCTCCGTAGTCCAGTCCCATCCAGCGCATGCCGATTCTCCTAAAAAGGCCAATGATTCCTCATTGGCCGCATCCCTTAAGATTTATGTTGATTCAAATAGGAACGGACCAGCTCTTCGATCAGCTCGTCGCGTTCGCGTTTGCGGATCATGCTTCTCGCATTGTTATGGCGCGGGATATAAGCCGGATCGCCCGAAAGCAGGTAACCGACGATCTGGTTGATCGGGTTGTAGCCCTTTTCCTGCAGCGCATCGTACACGGCCAAAATCACTTCTTTGGGTGATGTTTCGATCTCTTCCGCTTTTACATTGAACTTCATCGTTTTGTCCATGGAACTCATAACAGCACCCCCTGAAACTGAAACTGCACTAACCAAATATTGCTAATTGTATATATTCGCCATTTGTCGAAATATTCCTGTTGACGGCGAAAAAATTTTTCGGAGCCGGAAGGGCAAGACGCCCGTCCGAGGCTCCGGAACCGTATCGATATTATTTCGCCGCTTGCTCCGAGAGCAGCGATTCTACGCTCTCCAGCGCTTCCTTCAGCTTGGACGCGTCTTTGCCGCCGGCCTGTGCCATGTCCGGACGGCCGCCGCCGCTGCCGCCGCAGCGGGCCGCAACTTCTTTAATGATTTTACCGGCGTGGTAGCCCTTGGACACAAGATCCGGGGTTACCGCGGCCACCAGGTTCACCTTGTCTTCGGCGACGGCGCCGAGCACGATGACGCCTGAACCGATGTCCGTCTTCATCTGATCGACGATGGTTCGCAGCGAATCCATGTCCGCCGCGCTCACCTGGGCCGCCAGCAGCGAGATGCCCGCCGCCTGCTTCACCTGATCCTTAAGCGATCCGGCTTCGATGCTGCTCAGCTTGCCGCGCAGCGATTCGTTTTCGCGGGACAGCTCCTTAAGCTGGGCGAACAAGCCGTCGATGCGCTTCGGCACATCCTGGATGTTCGACTTGAGCAGCGCCGCAGACTCGCGCAGAAGCTGCATTTGCTGCTCAAGGAATTGATACGCATGGCGTCCGGTCACCGCTTCGATGCGGCGCACGCCGGAGCCGATGCCCGATTCGCTCAAAATTTTAAACAGCCCGATTTGGCTCGTGTTCTGCACATGGCAGCCGCCGCACAGCTCCAGGCTGTAGTCGCCGACGCGGACGACGCGGACGATATCGCCGTATTTTTCGCCGAACAACGCCATCGCCCCCATCGCTTTCGCTTCCGCGATCGGCTTCAGCGAAATGTCGAGCGCGGTGCTTTTCCAAATTTGCCGGTTGACGCGCTCTTCGATATCCTGCAGCTCCTCGGCCGAGATGCCGCCGAAATGCGAGAAGTCGAAGCGCAGCCGCTCCGGCGCCACCAAAGAGCCGGCCTGGTTGACATGCTCGCCGAGCACTTCCTTCAGCGCTTTGTGCAGCAGGTGCGTCGCCGTGTGGTTTTTCACGATGTCCTGACGGAGCTCCTCGGATACGCGCGCTTCCACCGTCTCACCGGAACGGAGTACGCCGGATTCGACAATGACCGTATGCACGTGCTGCCCGTGCGGCGCCTTGCTTACGGTGTCCACCTTCAGCTTCAGGTCTCCGCTGACGATTTCGCCGTGATCGCTTACCTGACCACCGCTTTCCGCGTAAAACGGCGTCCGGTCGAGAATGACCTGGCACGTTTCGCCGGTGCCGACCAAATCGACAAACTGGTTTTCGTGAACGATCGCAATCACTTTAGCACTTGTTACCAATTCATTATATCCAACAAATTCGCTTTTAACCGTAAAATCGGCAAGCGGTCCGCCCTGCACCTTCATGCTTTCCGATTCCTGACGAGCCGCCCTCGCGCGCTCACGCTGCTCCTGCATCGCCTTGTCGAAGCCGTCGCGGTCGACCGTCATGCCTTTCTCGGCGGCGAAATCCTCGGTGAGATCGAATGGGAAGCCGTACGTATCGTACAGTTTGAACGCGTCCGGTCCGGAAATTTGCGTCCGTCCTTCCGCTTTGGCGCGGGATGTCATCTCTTCGAGAATGGTCAGCCCGTCGGACAGCGTTTCGTGGAAACGCTCCTCTTCGGTGCGGATCACCTTTTCGATAAACTCGCGTTTTTCCACAACCTCCGGATAATAGACGCCCATGATGTCGCCGACGATGGATGTCAGCTTGTATAAGAACGGCTTATCCATGCCGAGCACCTTGCCGTAACGGACCGCGCGGCGCAGCAGACGGCGGATGATATAACCGCGTCCTTCGTTGGACGGAAGCACGCCGTCGCCCACGGAAAATGCTACGGTTCGGATGTGGTCGGCGATCACCTTCAGCGCCACATCGTGGTCCGGATTCACATGATATTGTACCCCGGCCAGCTCGCATGTCTTCTGAATGATCGGCTGGAACAGGTCGGTATCGAAGTTCGAATCGACGTCCTGCAGGATCGAAGCGAACCGTTCGAGACCGGCCCCGGTATCGATATTTTTTTGCGGAAGCGGCGTATAGCTGCCGTCCTTGTTATGGTTGAACTGCGAAAACACGAGGTTCCATACTTCGAGGAAACGCTCGTTTTCGCCGCCGGGCCAGCATTCCGGATCGTTAAGATCGCCGTATTTGTCGCCGCGGTCGTAAAAAATTTCTGTACACGGTCCGCACGGACCTTCGCCGATGTCCCAGAAGTTGTCCTGCAGCTTGTAGATGCGCTCCTCAGGCAAGCCGATCTTTTTGTTCCAAAATTCGAATGCTTCCGTATCCTCGGGATAAATCGTAACCGAAAGGCGATTCGGATCGAACCCGATCCATTTCGGGTCGGTCAGAAACTCCCACGCCCACGTGATCGCTTCCTCCTTAAAATAATCGCCGATCGAGAAGTTGCCGAGCATTTCGAAAAACGTATGGTGCCGGCGCGTTTTGCCGACGTTCTCGATGTCGTTGGTGCGGATGCACTTTTGCGAGTTGGCGATCCGGGGGTTGTCCGGCACGACACGGCCGTCGAAATACGGCTTGAGCGGCGCCATTCCCGCATTGATCCACAGAAGCGACGGGTCGTTATGCGGCACGAGCGGGGCGCTCGGTTCGATGTTGTGCCCTTTGCTGG
The window above is part of the Paenibacillus hamazuiensis genome. Proteins encoded here:
- the alaS gene encoding alanine--tRNA ligase; amino-acid sequence: MKAAEIRKKWLDFFASKGHNIEPSAPLVPHNDPSLLWINAGMAPLKPYFDGRVVPDNPRIANSQKCIRTNDIENVGKTRRHHTFFEMLGNFSIGDYFKEEAITWAWEFLTDPKWIGFDPNRLSVTIYPEDTEAFEFWNKKIGLPEERIYKLQDNFWDIGEGPCGPCTEIFYDRGDKYGDLNDPECWPGGENERFLEVWNLVFSQFNHNKDGSYTPLPQKNIDTGAGLERFASILQDVDSNFDTDLFQPIIQKTCELAGVQYHVNPDHDVALKVIADHIRTVAFSVGDGVLPSNEGRGYIIRRLLRRAVRYGKVLGMDKPFLYKLTSIVGDIMGVYYPEVVEKREFIEKVIRTEEERFHETLSDGLTILEEMTSRAKAEGRTQISGPDAFKLYDTYGFPFDLTEDFAAEKGMTVDRDGFDKAMQEQRERARAARQESESMKVQGGPLADFTVKSEFVGYNELVTSAKVIAIVHENQFVDLVGTGETCQVILDRTPFYAESGGQVSDHGEIVSGDLKLKVDTVSKAPHGQHVHTVIVESGVLRSGETVEARVSEELRQDIVKNHTATHLLHKALKEVLGEHVNQAGSLVAPERLRFDFSHFGGISAEELQDIEERVNRQIWKSTALDISLKPIAEAKAMGAMALFGEKYGDIVRVVRVGDYSLELCGGCHVQNTSQIGLFKILSESGIGSGVRRIEAVTGRHAYQFLEQQMQLLRESAALLKSNIQDVPKRIDGLFAQLKELSRENESLRGKLSSIEAGSLKDQVKQAAGISLLAAQVSAADMDSLRTIVDQMKTDIGSGVIVLGAVAEDKVNLVAAVTPDLVSKGYHAGKIIKEVAARCGGSGGGRPDMAQAGGKDASKLKEALESVESLLSEQAAK
- a CDS encoding IreB family regulatory phosphoprotein, with product MSSMDKTMKFNVKAEEIETSPKEVILAVYDALQEKGYNPINQIVGYLLSGDPAYIPRHNNARSMIRKRERDELIEELVRSYLNQHKS
- a CDS encoding DUF1292 domain-containing protein: MSKEELLNEEEPEIIYIPDDEGNEEEFEVIMKFEVDGSDKKYMMVVPVDSGDEEEGEVYAFRYEEDGDDLQLFTIDDEEEWNIVEETFNTLMDEMNEEED
- the ruvX gene encoding Holliday junction resolvase RuvX, encoding MRWMGLDYGDKTIGVAVSDELGWTAQGLEVIRRQKEEQDLERLKQIVEQYGVTEIVVGLPKNMNNTVGPRGEICIAFAQRLEQTIGLPVHLWDERLTTVSAQRTLLEADVSRRKRKLVVDKMAAALILQGYMDSKKR
- the mltG gene encoding endolytic transglycosylase MltG gives rise to the protein MRLTRIALLGLFVLLGAAAGIYGYTVKALKPMPASVEVVQLDIAPGTGPAEVAKQLEKSGLIRNASVFTYYLKWKKQGSKFQAGRYAMSPGITVDEIIEKLNKGQIVKEEMLRLTVPEGYTIRQIAEKIGQQFGTDAAAFMGKADEPRTLAAKAAQAIPDNPAIRHRLEGYLFPETYEWKKDVTVDEMIDRMLSELDVKLGELPADWPEASKAKEFGFHQIMTVASLVEREVALDEERPIVAGIIYNRLTKNMNLQIDATVQYLFDKPKERLFEKDLQIESPYNTYLHPGLPPGPIASPSLSSIKAALYPAETKFLFYVTKKDGSKGHLFAETYEEHQKNIAASQKMSEK
- a CDS encoding DUF1292 domain-containing protein, giving the protein MATLNDVKETNQLRSQYGDDIILYDEQDESTVYRILAEFSLGDKSYAVLQDDQLKKEEEVAIFIVSSGPGGELELETIEDDDEWETVSELYDEMTFPADVDQ